DNA from Hwangdonia lutea:
CGCTTGGTAAGGTGTTACTCTCTCATTTTCACCAATGACTGTATCAGATCTTGATACGCGATTTACAGCTGTCCAAACCGTAAAAATAGGATCGATTGGTGTTACTGTGGCATCGGAATGGTTGGTTGGTTTTAAACCTAATCGGGTAGCACTTAGCATGGGACTTAAAAACTCCGCTCTTTCTTTTCCTAAATTTTCGACGTGAACGTCTCCCCAAAAATACGCGTGATTGGTGAAAAATGAGGGTTCCATATTGTACTTTACAAAGGTTTCTAGTTGATCGGGTCGAGCAAATTGTGCGTGGATAATAATGGTTCTTCGGTCTTTATCTAATGGTTCATTTAAAGTTTTACACGCATTTTCATGTGCTTTAATAATCATATCAACCGTGGCATCGCCATTGCAGTGCACAAATAGTTGATTATCTTTCTCGTAAGCCATTACAAATAGTTCATTTATAGCATCTTGCGTTAAACTCGGCAAGCCTCTACAATCGTGCGTACAACCCGGAACTTCAGTTAAAAAGGGCTTTGTAAAAAAAGCTGTTTTACCTTGTGGCGAACCATCGGCAACTATTTTTGTGCCTTGCACTTTAAATCCGTTTTTGTAGGTTTTAAACTGAAGTGTGGAATCCTTCAAATTTGCATCCAATTCCGCATAACCGGCTAAAGAAATCAAGTCGATTTTAAATTTTCCTGCATCGGCTTGCGACTGAAAGAAACGAATGGTGTTTCTGTCCGTCATGCCATCATGTGCTGTAGTAATTCCGTGGGACGCGTAATATTCTTGTGTGGTATCGAAAAACTCTTCTTGCTTTGATGCTAATTTTTCCAACATCAGTCTTACAAAAGGATACATGGCCGTTTCTTGCACCAAACCCGTTGGCTCATTAGTGTTTGAAAAACGATCTATGTTTCCACCTTCAGGACTTTTAGTGTTTGCTGAAACTTGTAATTTTTCAAGCCCCAAAGAATTTGCAACCCCCATGTGACCGCTTGTATGCTGTAAGTACACCGGATTATTTGGTAACACTTTATCGATATCCTTTTTTGTTGGATGACGATTTTCTGCCAATTGACCATCAT
Protein-coding regions in this window:
- a CDS encoding amidohydrolase codes for the protein MKKIVLVLLVSALVIGCKDIKKTEVLGNEPAQLFFNGDILTMDSEKPEYAEAIVEKNGKIVFVGSKDNAETNYFDAIKIDLKGKTLLPGFIDPHSHFGMVSNTMGQVDLNSEPVGTITNIDDILEKLKHYKEVKSIPDGEWIYGWGYDDGQLAENRHPTKKDIDKVLPNNPVYLQHTSGHMGVANSLGLEKLQVSANTKSPEGGNIDRFSNTNEPTGLVQETAMYPFVRLMLEKLASKQEEFFDTTQEYYASHGITTAHDGMTDRNTIRFFQSQADAGKFKIDLISLAGYAELDANLKDSTLQFKTYKNGFKVQGTKIVADGSPQGKTAFFTKPFLTEVPGCTHDCRGLPSLTQDAINELFVMAYEKDNQLFVHCNGDATVDMIIKAHENACKTLNEPLDKDRRTIIIHAQFARPDQLETFVKYNMEPSFFTNHAYFWGDVHVENLGKERAEFLSPMLSATRLGLKPTNHSDATVTPIDPIFTVWTAVNRVSRSDTVIGENERVTPYQALKAITTNAAYELFDENLKGTLTEGKLADFVILDKNPLKVKAMEIKEIQILETIKEGVSVYK